In Bradyrhizobium symbiodeficiens, the genomic stretch ACCTTGATGCTGCGCGCGACGCGCTGGCGGCAACCGCGACCTGGGTGCGGGAAGATCTCGATCTGACGATGCGCGTCGCGCTGGTGCCGGTCAGCGCCATCCGCGCGCAGGGCCTCGACGTGCGGGTCGCGCGCTTCGGGCCGTCCGCGAACCTGTCCTATGCGATGTTCTCGGGCGGCGGGCTCGCCTTCGCCGATGCCGCGATGAAACGCGGCGAGTTTGCCGTGCCGGAAGCCCCGGCGGGCACGCAGCCCGATCTCTCGGGCCTGTCCTGCCGCTTCGAAGTGATGCCGGCCTCGCGGGGGCTGATCCTGTCAGTACTGGTGATGCCGGCGCGTGGCGCCGACCCGCATGCCTTCCGCAAGGTGATCGAGGACATCGTTCACCTCGTCGAACGCAGCCCGGACGGCGCCCGTCCGGTGCCGGCGCAAGGGCCGCCGCTGAAATGGCCGCCGCAGGGGGTGGAATACGAAGCCCGCACCAGGCGCGGTGGTCCGCTGCTCGCGCGCCGCGCCAGCGTGCTGGCCTACAACTTGTTCATCTATCTGGTCATGCGCTTCGACCTCGAGGTCGGCGGCTTCGTGCCGAAGGTCTACAAGCGGCAGGTGGTCGAGAACTCCGACTTCAGGAAATATGACGACGGTCTGCGTATGATCCTCGATTGTACGCCGGAGCTCGAGCGCGCCCTCAGCGGTCGTCTGGCGGCGGCCGCACGCGAGGGTATCGTGCGCTACGGTCTTCATCAGCAGGACGCCGCCATGATGACCTGCTTCACCCCGTCGGTGCTGCGCAGCGATCACGTGCACTTCATCGACGGTGCACGAGGCGGCTACGCTTCGGCGGCGACGGCGCTGAAGGCGATGACGGTCGCGAGTTAGCGCCCCGCGCGCGTCCAGGTCTCGCCGCCGCAGAGCGCGCCAACGCAGCCTTCGACCCGCAGCGACTCCGCTCCCGTCACGGGTGACGCTGCTGGCATAGGTCCTGCCATCGTCGGCATTGTAGATCTGGCC encodes the following:
- a CDS encoding DUF3095 domain-containing protein, with product MTSGDSFYGGIPVFRGFTSLMDPALYAPLPDDWSIGVADIVDSTKAIAAERYKAVNMAGAAVIAAVTNALEGREFPFVFGGDGASFAVAPSDLDAARDALAATATWVREDLDLTMRVALVPVSAIRAQGLDVRVARFGPSANLSYAMFSGGGLAFADAAMKRGEFAVPEAPAGTQPDLSGLSCRFEVMPASRGLILSVLVMPARGADPHAFRKVIEDIVHLVERSPDGARPVPAQGPPLKWPPQGVEYEARTRRGGPLLARRASVLAYNLFIYLVMRFDLEVGGFVPKVYKRQVVENSDFRKYDDGLRMILDCTPELERALSGRLAAAAREGIVRYGLHQQDAAMMTCFTPSVLRSDHVHFIDGARGGYASAATALKAMTVAS